A window of the Harmonia axyridis chromosome 5, icHarAxyr1.1, whole genome shotgun sequence genome harbors these coding sequences:
- the LOC123680183 gene encoding uncharacterized protein LOC123680183, whose amino-acid sequence MYKKALQALQRSKRTEKEKQTTHPYWWSRDVEVARGNYLRARRNYTRMGRRNHGNRNSECEEMRKLGNELKKIINREKREKWKDLLRKLDLDIWGDAYKITTNHMKFRSLPYKLSASRRRQILRDLFPLGGKPIKRTGGPRTFFEPLQMEELKTAVESMKAGRAPGPDGMTAENLKIVCEIVPEQLLDMFNKLIEERIFPSVGRKQRLDIELMENRAISPNQHGFVKKRSTLTAMLRVQDIVRKTNSKWMVAVTIDVKNAFNTVRWHHIVDKLKEIGCSEYLVETIEDYFRDRWVRVAP is encoded by the exons ATGTACAAAAAGGCGCTACAAGCTTTGCAACGGTCCAAAAGGAcggaaaaagaaaaacaaaccaCGCACCCATACTGGTGGAGTAGAGATGTGGAAGTCGCTAGAGGAAATTATCTGAGAGCACGCAGGAACTATACGAGAATGGGAAGAAGAAATCATGGAAACAGGAACTCAGAAtgtgaagaaatgagaaaactCGGTAATGAACTAAAAAAGATAATTAACAGAGAGAAGAGAGAAAAATGGAAAGATCTCCTTAGGAAACTTGACTTGGACATATGGGGCGACGCGTATAAAATCACAACAAACCATATGAAGTTTCGAAGCCTTCCCTACAAACTTTCGGCCTCGAGAAGAAGGCAAATACTACGCGACCTGTTCCCATTAGGGGGAAAACCAATAAAACGCACAGGTGGCCCTCGAACGTTCTTTGAACCCCTCCAGATGGAGGAACTGAAGACCGCAGTTGAATCCATGAAGGCAGGTAGGGCACCAGGTCCCGATGGTATGACAGCAGAAAACCTGAAAATAGTGTGTGAAATAGTGCCGGAACAGCTACTAGACATGTTCAACAAGCTGATCGAGGAAAGAATctttccaagtgttggaaggAAGCAAAG ACTGGATATAGAACTGATGGAAAACAGAGCGATCTCACCGAATCAACACGGCTTTGTGAAGAAACGATCTACGTTGACTGCAATGCTTAGAGTTCAGGACATAGTGAGGAAAACAAACAGTAAGTGGATGGTCGCTGTCACAATAGATGTCAAGAATGCATTCAACACAGTCCGATGGCATCACATTGTTGATAAACTGAAAGAGATTGGATGCTCGGAATACCTAGTGGAGACGATAGAAGACTACTTCCGAGATAGGTGGGTGAGGGTAGCTCCGTGA